In Microthrixaceae bacterium, the sequence TGTGGGTCGATCACGAGCGCCTCGTCGGCGCTGGCGAGGGCCGTGGGCAGGGTCGCCGCGGCGAGTTCGTTGTCGATGGTGGCCAAGAGCCCCAGGGTGAAGGACCGCAGGGTCAGGAACTGCGCGTTGTCGCGGTGAGCGTCGAGTTCGCCCTCGAAGCACTTCACCGCGTCGGCCAACGTCGTCGCAGCCTTCGCCAGCGCGTCGCCATCGGGTGAGTCACCGGCCGAACCGTCTCCGGCCGACGAGGTCGCCTCGCCGAGCTGGGTGCCGGCCGTTTCGGTCTGTTCCCAACACGCCGCGGCGTCCGGTCCCAGCAGGCCCAGCGCGATCTTTCGTTCGAGGCCCTGGCTGGCGAGCGTGTTGCGCACCGCCGGCGAGGGGTCGAGCGCCATGAGTGCGTCGATCGCCTCCTGTGCACCGGCAAAGTCCCCGGTGTCGGCACGGACCGAGGCGATGAACACCCAGACGTCGGGAAAGGTCGGATCGAGTTCGACGACGCGATCAAAGCGTTCCATGGCCTCCTCTGGACGGTCGGTTCGGGCGAAGGCCCAGCCCTGGTAGGTGAGGTAGGTGACATTGTCGGGAGCATCGGCCAACAATTCGTCGTAGCACGCAATGCCCTCCTGCGGTTCCGACATCGACAGCGTCATGCAACGTCTCGCGCCGGCACCGGGCGAGGCCGTGTTGCCGGTGAGGCTCTCGTCGCCGACCCGACTGGCTGAAGCGTTGATCAACAGCACCGCGGCGACCACCCCGAACACGAGACACCCGCCGATCCACGCCAGGCGTCGCGACAGCGCTGGGCGCGCCGCGGCCTGGCGCTGTGCGAGTTCGTCGGTGTGTTCCTCGAGGGCCTCGATCGCCGCCGCCGCCCGCGCGACGTAGCCGCGGCGCAGTTCCTCGTAATCCTCCTCATCGACATCGCCGGCGTCGCGTTCTCGATCGAGATCACGAATCGAGTCGAGCAGGTAGTCGCGTTCCTCCTCGAGACGGGCGATCGCGTCGAGGTCGATCCTTCGGGCCATCAGGTGGACCCCGGGTCATCCGCAGCGCCGCCGGCACTCGCCGCGCCGCCGGCACTCGCCGCGCCGCCGGCATCCGCCGAGACGCCGGAGACGCCGGCCCGCAACGCCGCCTCGACCTTCGCCGCGCCGGCGGCGTCGACCCGCAACGACGCCGAGGAGTCACGGCGGGAACGCGCGCTCATGAAGGCCACCCCCATCCCGGCGACTCCACCGAAGGCAACTACCACCGGCAACACCCACACCAATGCGCCGATACCGGTGCCGCGGGGGTTCAGTAGAACACGTTCTCCGTAGGCCTGGGCCATCGCGGTGAAGATCTCGTCGTCGGACTTTCCGGCCCTCATCTGTTCCTCGATCGCGGCGCGCATCGTCTGGGCGAAACCCGACTGAGAACTGGCAACCGATTCACCCGAACACTTCAGGCACTTGAGTTGCTCGGCGATGCGGTGCAGCCGATCCTGCGAGGTTCCCTCCACCGGCGCGGGCCTCGCCCCGAGCGCGAGCAGCACCACCACCGCGACCAACCCGAGCGCCCAACCGGCCCGGCGAAGGGTGCGCGACTGCGGGCCGTTCAGGTTCCCACGCGTGCTGCGCCCCGTTGCGCCAGCACCCATCAGCGACCGCCCTCGTCGTTCCAGCGCTGCATCTCGGCCTCCACTTGAGCCGCGGTGATGCCGCCGATGAACTTCTTGATCACGATGCCATCCGGAGCCACCAGATAGGACTCGGGCAGCCCGATGACCCCGAATTGCACGTTGATGTCCACCCCCAGCCCCACCAGGACGGGAAACTCGCCACCGTGGTCGTCGAAGAACTGCTGCACGGTGGGAGCCGGTTCGTCATAGGCAATGCTCACCACGGCCGCATCGCCACTTTGACCATGACGCTCGGAGAACAACTTGAGCTCCGGGTGCTCGGCCACGCACGGAGGGCACCACGTGGCAAAGAAGTTCACGAGCAGGAACTGCCCGAGGTAGTCGTCGCTGCGAAACGGACGGCCTTGCAGGTCGGTCGCCTGCAGTTCGGGCATCTCGCGCCCGACGATGCTGTTGGTGTCGGTCGCCTCGTCGTCGCGCACGCTGGCGATGACGAACACCGCGATCAGTGCTGCCATCACGATCCCGACGATCGACGCGATCACCGCTGGCCGATTCTTCAATTCACCGCTCCTTCGGCGATCTGGGCTGGGTGCGATGGCGGGTCGTCGGACGTGACCTCGGTCGACTCCGACACAGGTGCGAGCGGGTCTCTGCGGCGCCCGGGAAACGCAGCAAGAACGGTGCCCAGCACCATGACCAACCCGCCGATCCACAACCATTGAATGAGTGGCTCGACGACGACGAGCAGCCGAATCGTCGGATCCGAGGTGGTCGGCTTGCGAAGCAGGTTCATGTAGAGGTCCTCGGTGAACGACACCCGCACCGAGGGCCTCGACACCTCCATTCCCGTCATGAGGTACTGGTTGATCGCCGGTTCGAAGGTCCGCCCATCGTTGACCCGGATGCCCGCACGAATCTCGTTTCGGTTGGATTCGGTGACGACCCGGTTCGACACGTACTCAAACGTGTGACCGCCCACCGACACCCGATCACCGATCGTCATCGTGAACTCGCCCTGACGACTGAAACTCGACGAGGCGGTGAAGGCCACCGCGATCAACAGCACCCCGAGGTGCACCACCATGCCACCGTTCGCCCGCCCGACAAAGCCCCGCCAACCCTGTCGTCGGGTGGCCAGCACGAGTTGGCGCAGCACCGAACCGGCAGCGAATCCACACAGCCAGAATCCCAACAGCGGCGCCACGCCACGAGCGCCGACCGCGACCGCGAGGCCCAGCACCAGCACCGAGGTCCACATCGGCCACCAGAGTCGCTTGCTCAGCAGTTCCGCCGACGCGGCGCGCCACGGCAAGACCGGAGCGACCGCCATGAGGAACAACATGACGAGACCGATCGGCGTCGACATCGTGTCGAAGAACGGAGCCCCGACGCTGAGCGTGTCGTCGTTGAGCGCTTCGACGACGAGCGGGAACACGGTGCCCAGCAACACCACGAAAGCAAAGGCGGCAAACAACACGTTGTTGGCGAGAAACGCGCCTTCGCGGCTCAACGGCGAATCGATCGCGCCGGGTGAGCGCAGCCGTTCCCCCCGCCAGCCGATCAGCACGAGCGCGACGATCACCACGACGGCGAAGAACCCCAACAGGGTCGGGCCGACCGCGCCGTCGCTGAACGCGTGCACCGACTGCACGACCCCCGACCGCGACAGGAACGTGCCGAGGATCGTCAAGGCGAAGGTCGCGATCACCAGCGACAGGTTCCAGACCCGCAACATGCCGCGTCGTTCCTGGACCATCACCGAATGCAGGTACGCGGTGCCGGTCAGCCACGGGAGAAACGAGGCGTTCTCCACCGGGTCCCACGCCCAGTAGCCACCCCAACCCGACACCTCGTAGCTCCACCAGGCGCCGAGCACGATCCCGGCCGTGAGGAACCCCCACGAGATGACCGTCCAGCGTCGGGTTTCCGCCAGCCACCCTTCACCCAGGCGGCCGGTGATGAGCGCAGCCATGGCGAACGCGAAGGGGACGGTGAACCCGACGAATCCGATGTAGAGCATCGGCGGGTGAAACGCCACGAGGATGTGGTTCTGCAACAACGGGTTCGGACCCGGCCCGTCGAAACCGGGGGGCTGACCCGAGCCACGAAACACCGGCGCCGCGGTCAGCATCAGCGTGAAGAAGAAGGCGGTGACGATGAACATGATCACCATCGCCCACCCCAACAGGGCGTCTCCGATCCGGCCTTTGAACTTCGCACCCACCATGACGGTGAAGATGCTGAGCAGCAGGCCCCACAACAGCACCGACCCCTCGAGCGCCGACCACATCGTGGCGACGTTGAACGGGAACGGGGTTTTCGAGCTGCCCGTCTCGGCCACGTACGCGACCGACGTGTCGTTGGTGATCAGCGACACCTGCATCACCAACACTGCGATGACCGCGCCGACCAACGACAGCGAGGCCATGGGGCGCGACCACAACACGAGATCGGCGCGACCGCGAATCACCCCGGTCGCCACGACCACGGCTCCCGCCACGCACGCGAGCAGCGTGAGGACGAGTGCGGCGTTACCGAGTGAAACTGCCATCGGTCCCGGTCACGACCCCGACTTGGTGGCGGTCGCCTCGGCATCGATTTCGGCTTCGGTGATCCGATCGTCGTGATCTTCTTCGTAGCTCTCGTCGTGTTTCACCAGAACCCGGTTGCTGTGGAACTCCTCGCCGACGAAGCGGCCCTCCACCACGAGCGGGATCGACTCGCCGAACAGGTCGGGCACCTCACCGGTGTGTTCGACCTGCACCGATACCCCGTGGAACGACAACAGGAATCGCACGCGGTCGCCGTCCTCGACCGACCCCTCGATGACGTTGCCCTGAAGTCGGATCCGCTTGTCACCGATTTCGGTGCGCCGCTCGACGGCCTCGTCCACGTTGTAGAAGTACGTCGACGCGCCGATCAGGCTGTACCCCACGAACACCAGTGCGGCCACGACCGCGACGAGCACTCCCCACATGCCCCATTTTCGCGCCCCGCCTCCGCCTCCACCGGAACCGGTGGCGGACACGTCGCGCGGCGTGAGTTCGAACGCGTCATCGGTGGTTCGGGCGTCGATCGACTCTTCGCCGATGCCGCCACCGTTCATCCCTCCCGACGTGGTCACATCCACCGCCGCTCGTCCTCGGGAACACGCTTGGACAGGTGCCTACCCTTGCGGATGACCATCAGCGCGTACCCGCCGATCACCCCGACGGTGACGGCCCACGAGATTCCCACCGAAACCCAGGCCGTCGTGTTGTCGATGGCGGTTGCGATCATGGGTTCACCTTTCCGAATTCAGCGCGGCCTTCCGCCCGCCGCGCCTCGATGGCCGACTCCAGGTCGGATTCGGCCGCCCGATCGGCCAGCCAACCCACCCGGAACCGATGCATCGTGAGCCATACGGCAAACAGCGCGAACGTGAGGAATCCCAGATACAGCGCGAATTCCTGGTTCCCCGAGATTTTCGACGCTCCCGGGGCACCCACCGTGCGGCCCTGGTGCAATGTCGAGAACCACTCGGTCGACATGCGTACGGGATAGATCATGAGCGCCGCGACGATGCCCACCACGGCGGAACGCACGTTGCGCTGCCCGAGCTCCGCGGGGATGTTCCGAACGACGACGTAGCCGACGTAGAGGAGGAACAACAGCAGGGTCGAGGTCAGGCGGGCGTCGCCCCACGACCAGTAGGTCCCCCAGGTCGGTTTACCCCAGAACATGCCGGTGATCACCGTGACACCCAGGAACACCATGCCGATCTCGCCCGTTGCCGCCGCCAGTTGATCGGCGAACTCTGAGCGTTTCCACAGGTAGAACACCGACGCGACGAGGTTCGCGACCATGCACAGGTACGCGACGATCACGGTCGGAACGTGCAGGTACAAGATGCGAACCGTGTTGCCCAACTCGACGTCGGCCTTGGAGAACCAGAACGCGTACAGGACCAGGAACAGCGCACTGATCGCCGCGAGAATCCCAAGAATTCGGGACCCGCGCGACGAGGTGGACTGGGGAGAATCGTTCATCGAAAGCGTTCCGTTCACTTCTGGGCCGATGCGCTCGTCGGACTCCCCGGTCAGGACTCTTCGAGCAGGGCCACAGCTGTGGCCATTCCGGCCACCACATGGATGGCCATCAGCATGCCCAACATCGCCACCCATCGCCAGCCGGGGCCGACCCCCGTGCCCAATGCCACGGCGAAACACTTCGTCGCCGCCAACAGCACCGGAGCGAGCGCCGGCAGGCTCAGCAGCGGCAACAGCGCCTCGCGGCCGTCCATCCCGGCCGACAGCGAGCCATAGAGCGCGCCGATCGCCGACACGGAAATCGTCGCCAGCGGGATGGACGCGGCGAGCAGGCCGATGCCGCCGAGGCGCACGTCGTACATGAGGATCATCGCGACCGCGAGCACCACCTCGAGTGCGCTCAACTGCACGAATACCGACGCGGTCTTGCCAGCGAATACCCCCGCTGGCGACAACGAACTCATCCGCAACGCCTCGTGGACGCCGTCGGAGCGGTCGATGACGGCGTTGCGCTGGGCGATCGTGTTGGATGCGAACAGCACCGTCACCCAGAACAGTCCACCGG encodes:
- a CDS encoding tetratricopeptide repeat protein codes for the protein MARRIDLDAIARLEEERDYLLDSIRDLDRERDAGDVDEEDYEELRRGYVARAAAAIEALEEHTDELAQRQAAARPALSRRLAWIGGCLVFGVVAAVLLINASASRVGDESLTGNTASPGAGARRCMTLSMSEPQEGIACYDELLADAPDNVTYLTYQGWAFARTDRPEEAMERFDRVVELDPTFPDVWVFIASVRADTGDFAGAQEAIDALMALDPSPAVRNTLASQGLERKIALGLLGPDAAACWEQTETAGTQLGEATSSAGDGSAGDSPDGDALAKAATTLADAVKCFEGELDAHRDNAQFLTLRSFTLGLLATIDNELAAATLPTALASADEALVIDPQDPTALLLRATWNMWLGDYDASLADLDALGDREISPLVSPYVGAAEIRAEVTRQASASGG
- a CDS encoding cytochrome c-type biogenesis protein CcmH, which gives rise to MGAGATGRSTRGNLNGPQSRTLRRAGWALGLVAVVVLLALGARPAPVEGTSQDRLHRIAEQLKCLKCSGESVASSQSGFAQTMRAAIEEQMRAGKSDDEIFTAMAQAYGERVLLNPRGTGIGALVWVLPVVVAFGGVAGMGVAFMSARSRRDSSASLRVDAAGAAKVEAALRAGVSGVSADAGGAASAGGAASAGGAADDPGST
- a CDS encoding TlpA family protein disulfide reductase, translating into MKNRPAVIASIVGIVMAALIAVFVIASVRDDEATDTNSIVGREMPELQATDLQGRPFRSDDYLGQFLLVNFFATWCPPCVAEHPELKLFSERHGQSGDAAVVSIAYDEPAPTVQQFFDDHGGEFPVLVGLGVDINVQFGVIGLPESYLVAPDGIVIKKFIGGITAAQVEAEMQRWNDEGGR
- a CDS encoding heme lyase CcmF/NrfE family subunit; the protein is MAVSLGNAALVLTLLACVAGAVVVATGVIRGRADLVLWSRPMASLSLVGAVIAVLVMQVSLITNDTSVAYVAETGSSKTPFPFNVATMWSALEGSVLLWGLLLSIFTVMVGAKFKGRIGDALLGWAMVIMFIVTAFFFTLMLTAAPVFRGSGQPPGFDGPGPNPLLQNHILVAFHPPMLYIGFVGFTVPFAFAMAALITGRLGEGWLAETRRWTVISWGFLTAGIVLGAWWSYEVSGWGGYWAWDPVENASFLPWLTGTAYLHSVMVQERRGMLRVWNLSLVIATFALTILGTFLSRSGVVQSVHAFSDGAVGPTLLGFFAVVVIVALVLIGWRGERLRSPGAIDSPLSREGAFLANNVLFAAFAFVVLLGTVFPLVVEALNDDTLSVGAPFFDTMSTPIGLVMLFLMAVAPVLPWRAASAELLSKRLWWPMWTSVLVLGLAVAVGARGVAPLLGFWLCGFAAGSVLRQLVLATRRQGWRGFVGRANGGMVVHLGVLLIAVAFTASSSFSRQGEFTMTIGDRVSVGGHTFEYVSNRVVTESNRNEIRAGIRVNDGRTFEPAINQYLMTGMEVSRPSVRVSFTEDLYMNLLRKPTTSDPTIRLLVVVEPLIQWLWIGGLVMVLGTVLAAFPGRRRDPLAPVSESTEVTSDDPPSHPAQIAEGAVN
- a CDS encoding cytochrome c maturation protein CcmE — its product is MDVTTSGGMNGGGIGEESIDARTTDDAFELTPRDVSATGSGGGGGGARKWGMWGVLVAVVAALVFVGYSLIGASTYFYNVDEAVERRTEIGDKRIRLQGNVIEGSVEDGDRVRFLLSFHGVSVQVEHTGEVPDLFGESIPLVVEGRFVGEEFHSNRVLVKHDESYEEDHDDRITEAEIDAEATATKSGS
- the ccsA gene encoding cytochrome c biogenesis protein CcsA, which produces MNDSPQSTSSRGSRILGILAAISALFLVLYAFWFSKADVELGNTVRILYLHVPTVIVAYLCMVANLVASVFYLWKRSEFADQLAAATGEIGMVFLGVTVITGMFWGKPTWGTYWSWGDARLTSTLLLFLLYVGYVVVRNIPAELGQRNVRSAVVGIVAALMIYPVRMSTEWFSTLHQGRTVGAPGASKISGNQEFALYLGFLTFALFAVWLTMHRFRVGWLADRAAESDLESAIEARRAEGRAEFGKVNP
- a CDS encoding heme exporter protein CcmB, whose product is MLRDAVLVCRKDLLVEWRSRVTTRFVGPFVLSVVMLFAFAFDADTTMLRAGAGGLFWVTVLFASNTIAQRNAVIDRSDGVHEALRMSSLSPAGVFAGKTASVFVQLSALEVVLAVAMILMYDVRLGGIGLLAASIPLATISVSAIGALYGSLSAGMDGREALLPLLSLPALAPVLLAATKCFAVALGTGVGPGWRWVAMLGMLMAIHVVAGMATAVALLEES